The proteins below are encoded in one region of Microbispora sp. NBC_01189:
- a CDS encoding NmrA/HSCARG family protein yields MSDRVLVIGATGRQGGATARELLARGRTVRALVRDPGSPAAVSLREAGAELAAGDLDDEASLRQAMRDAEGVFLALTMMQGPRITAEGAAAEERRGLTVVRLAAEAGLGHLVYSSLPGTDAASGIPHFESKARIEREIHALGLPATILRPVSFMENYLTYSRPSVEDGTLVLRLPARPTTPMQLISVRDIGVFTALAFERPGGYVGRTVDIGADELTPPEIAAAFGRAGGLPARYERIPIEQVRAFDEHLARMFEFFDEHPADGVDLKALRAEHPGLTTFETWLRATGWRP; encoded by the coding sequence ATGAGTGATCGCGTACTGGTGATCGGCGCCACCGGGCGGCAGGGCGGCGCCACCGCCCGCGAACTGCTCGCCCGCGGGCGGACCGTGCGCGCCCTGGTGCGCGACCCCGGCTCCCCCGCCGCGGTGTCCCTGCGGGAGGCGGGGGCCGAGCTCGCGGCGGGTGACCTGGACGACGAGGCGTCGCTGCGCCAGGCCATGCGGGACGCCGAAGGGGTCTTCCTGGCGCTGACCATGATGCAGGGGCCGAGGATCACCGCCGAGGGCGCCGCCGCCGAGGAACGGCGGGGGCTGACGGTGGTCCGGCTGGCCGCCGAGGCGGGCCTCGGGCACCTGGTGTACAGCTCGCTCCCCGGCACCGACGCCGCCTCCGGCATCCCCCACTTCGAGAGCAAGGCGCGGATCGAGCGCGAGATCCACGCGCTCGGGCTCCCGGCGACGATCCTGCGCCCGGTCTCCTTCATGGAGAACTACCTCACCTACAGCCGTCCCTCCGTGGAGGACGGCACCCTGGTCCTGCGCCTGCCCGCACGGCCCACCACGCCGATGCAACTGATCTCCGTCCGGGACATCGGGGTCTTCACCGCCCTGGCCTTCGAGCGGCCCGGCGGGTACGTCGGCCGGACCGTCGACATCGGCGCGGACGAGCTGACCCCGCCGGAGATCGCCGCGGCGTTCGGCCGGGCGGGCGGCCTGCCGGCCCGCTACGAGCGGATCCCGATCGAGCAGGTGCGCGCGTTCGACGAGCATCTGGCCCGGATGTTCGAGTTCTTCGACGAGCACCCGGCCGACGGCGTCGATCTGAAGGCCCTGCGGGCCGAGCATCCCGGCCTGACGACCTTCGAGACCTGGCTGCGCGCCACCGGCTGGAGGCCGTGA
- a CDS encoding winged helix-turn-helix domain-containing protein codes for MAVTDDSGEQVPAYRRLAAMLREEIVRGRIEPDRPLPPEDLLVREHGCSPGDVRRAVEVLSGEGLVYTIEGQGAYVSTRAEETGGG; via the coding sequence GTGGCTGTCACCGACGATTCCGGCGAGCAGGTCCCGGCGTACCGGCGGCTCGCGGCGATGCTGCGCGAGGAGATCGTACGCGGCCGGATCGAGCCCGACCGTCCCCTCCCGCCGGAGGATCTCCTGGTGCGCGAGCACGGGTGCAGCCCCGGCGACGTACGCCGCGCCGTCGAGGTGCTGAGCGGCGAGGGCCTCGTCTACACGATCGAGGGGCAGGGCGCCTACGTCTCCACCCGCGCCGAGGAGACCGGCGGCGGCTAG
- a CDS encoding helix-turn-helix transcriptional regulator codes for MRESDRRAELGAFLRAQRARLRPADVGLPEGDPALRRTPGLRREEVAELSGVGVTWYTYLEQGRDISASAQVIDALARALRLDPDEHHHLRDLAGLAPPDTPAPGGEQAAARLARLVDAAAPNAASLYDACFDYVAWNTSYTLLRLDPLTFPPGRRNLLWMMFTDAANRARMVDWEPAARAVISQFRAAMGRRPGDPRLAALVEELGEVSREFREWWADCPVRRFRPATVGIDHPEIGRLDLEIFKMRPMGRPDLVLVLQVPVGEDARRRVASLLHRTDGTLG; via the coding sequence ATGAGGGAGTCGGACCGCAGGGCCGAGCTGGGCGCGTTCCTGCGCGCCCAGCGGGCCCGCCTGCGGCCCGCCGACGTCGGGCTGCCGGAAGGCGATCCGGCCCTGCGCCGCACCCCCGGACTGCGGCGCGAGGAGGTCGCCGAGCTCTCGGGCGTCGGCGTCACCTGGTACACCTACCTGGAGCAGGGGCGGGACATCTCGGCGTCGGCACAGGTGATCGACGCGCTGGCCCGCGCGCTGCGGCTCGACCCCGACGAGCACCACCACCTGCGCGACCTCGCCGGCCTGGCCCCGCCCGACACACCGGCTCCCGGCGGGGAGCAGGCGGCGGCCCGGCTGGCGCGCCTGGTCGACGCCGCCGCCCCGAACGCCGCCTCCCTCTACGACGCGTGCTTCGACTACGTGGCCTGGAACACCTCCTACACGCTGCTCCGCCTCGATCCGCTGACGTTCCCGCCGGGCCGGCGGAACCTGCTGTGGATGATGTTCACCGACGCCGCGAACCGCGCCCGGATGGTCGACTGGGAGCCCGCGGCCCGCGCCGTGATCAGCCAGTTCCGCGCCGCGATGGGACGCCGGCCGGGCGACCCGCGGCTCGCGGCGCTGGTGGAGGAGCTCGGCGAGGTCAGCCGGGAGTTCCGCGAATGGTGGGCCGACTGTCCGGTGCGCCGCTTCCGGCCGGCCACGGTCGGGATCGACCACCCCGAGATCGGGCGGCTGGACCTGGAGATATTCAAGATGCGCCCGATGGGGCGCCCCGATCTCGTGCTGGTGCTTCAGGTGCCCGTGGGCGAGGACGCCCGCAGGCGGGTCGCCTCGCTCCTTCACCGGACCGACGGCACCCTGGGCTAG